In one Aricia agestis chromosome 5, ilAriAges1.1, whole genome shotgun sequence genomic region, the following are encoded:
- the LOC121726761 gene encoding tau-tubulin kinase homolog Asator isoform X1, which yields MSLLAPRRVELEWSHKLPWEQEPGCDREESFKKAAPNQSNQSESSSSSADTHSQGSGSAAAPAPRPKRNEPQREERRPEVASAPRIQTNPLLRSRTLPNFGGRSKEASRCDTSRRAQPITMATEDLLQPGHVVKERWKVVKKIGGGGFGEIYEGLDLVTQESVALKVESARQPKQVLKMEVAVLKKLQGKEHICRFIGCGRNARFNYVVMQLQGRNLAELRRAQPRGAFSLSTTLRLGMQILKAIDSIHAVGFLHRDIKPSNFSIGRLPTTCRRVYMLDFGLARQYTTGSGQVRAPRNAAGFRGTVRYASINAHKNKEMGRHDDLWSLFYMLVEFVNGQLPWRKIKDKEQVGVMKEKYDHRLLLKHLPSELRQFLEHVQSLEYADTPDYTMLHALLERCCKRRGIRDSDPYDWEKEQPVSSRPRVALTTGAAEHQPSPDHQAERSRRRLETDAGTAGTVALATDTHALTPAARRTPASPRHANHHNGYSNPEKQTEKEPETRTTPVPSPDRHAKETSTSAVTGTTGTQRQSVPPCKPRAPAPGGGPTLLRLRVVTAPPTCVQELAPATPSITGDPNSPRIVADVDSVHSDTHFKRGTRRTGRNRADQSFTQFAVMDDENVSALQQVTKGGALTLVSLWKSQFDDSEETTDNEWKQEQLQSKHVQSPEHRARVSALSSCSHAARTQLPAPQQHSQQTQHSQQTVDSQEPQRTEPQQIETEKPKSEKSSPARARKCCLHNAGIDAFPKLQPALPRCWTLPAIGCRVRELRPPLLQQASFDEGGGGALRYSLDVMRGVAARLRPETPPRPRARSLPSISRSSSSESPPPAAAPPPAETTVSSRLEIRVRPPDTASPMHSAAVKIHSVVSGEPPAPRNHEDASVYYDATEHHRDKRSSTRSGEKSQSPAVERTRLDAIPDRSSSAVRQSEGSGGGDGSLRDRSSGSGSRIPVARLGGGGGEVRLAKCASWAGDRAPDAAELTPALRRRRQNADKYAADPARDLNLRFARPRTRTPHAQHPPRLCSARREVTVDCRRGRRRKFCYRVDLGPCGCAMFVYVKYVTRIRQVHTCAYAVRN from the exons ATGTCGCTGCTGGCGCCAAGGAGAGTCGAACTGGAGTGGTCCCATAAGTTGCCATG GGAGCAGGAGCCGGGGTGCGACAGGGAGGAGTCTTTCAAGAAGGCGGCACCCAACCAGTCCAACCAGTCAG AGTCATCGTCGTCGTCTGCAGACACCCATTCCCAAGGCTCCGGATCAGCGgccgcgcccgcgccccgcCCTAAGCGAAATGAGCCACAG AGAGAGGAGCGGCGGCCTGAAGTCGCCAGCGCTCCGAGAATCCAAACAAACCCATTATTGAG GTCGCGAACCCTCCCCAACTTCGGCGGGCGGTCGAAGGAGGCGTCCCGGTGCGACACCTCGCGGCGCGCGCAGCCCATCACCATGGCGACGGAGGACCTGCTGCAGCCCGGACACGTCGTTAAGGAGAGATGGAAG GTGGTGAAGAAGATCGGCGGCGGGGGTTTCGGCGAGATCTACGAGGGTCTAGACCTGGTGACGCAGGAGAGCGTGGCTCTGAAGGTGGAGTCCGCGCGCCAGCCCAAACAGGTGCTCAAGATGGAGGTCGCCGTGCTCAAGAAGCTGCAAG GCAAGGAGCACATCTGCCGATTCATCGGTTGCGGGCGAAACGCGCGGTTCAACTACGTGGTGATGCAGCTGCAGGGCCGCAACCTCGCCGAGCTGCGGCGCGCGCAGCCCCGCGGCGCCTTCTCGCTCTCCACCACGCTCAG GCTCGGTATGCAAATACTCAAGGCGATTGACTCAATACACGCCGTCGGATTCCTACATAGAGATATCAAACCG AGTAACTTCAGCATCGGCCGCCTGCCGACGACGTGTCGGCGCGTGTACATGCTGGACTTCGGTCTGGCACGACAGTACACCACCGGCAGCGGCCAGGTGCGAGCGCCGCGTAATGCTGCTGGTTTCAGAG GCACGGTGCGCTACGCGTCGATCAACGCTCACAAGAACAAGGAGATGGGGCGACACGACGACCTGTGGTCGCTCTTCTACATGCTGGTCGAGTTCGTCAACGGCCAGCTGCCCTGGAGAAAGATCAAGGACAAGGAACAG GTGGGCGTAATGAAAGAGAAGTACGATCATCGGCTGCTTCTCAAGCACCTACCGTCGGAGTTGCGGCAGTTTCTAGAACACGTGCAATCCCTGGAGTACGCCGACACGCCCGACTACACCATGTTGCACGCGCTGCTCGAGCGCTGCTGCAAGCGCCGTGGCATCCGTGACTCCGATCCCTATGATTGGGAGAAGGAG CAGCCTGTGTCTTCTCGGCCGCGAGTAGCACTTACCACGGGCGCAGCGGAGCACCAGCCCTCACCAGATCACCAAGCTGAAAGG TCGCGGCGACGGCTCGAGACGGACGCAGGGACGGCGGGCACGGTGGCGCTCGCGACTGACACGCACGCACTGACGCCCGCAGCGCGCCGCACGCCCGCGTCGCCCAGACACGCCAACCACCATAATGGATAT TCTAATCCGGAGAAACAAACGGAAAAAGAGCCAGAGACTAGGACGACGCCGGTGCCGTCGCCTGATAGACACGCTAag GAGACGAGTACATCTGCGGTGACAGGCACTACGGGCACGCAGCGCCAGAGTGTCCCGCCCTGCAAGCCGCGCGCCCCCGCTCCCGGTG GTGGTCCGACGCTGCTGCGGCTGCGCGTGGTGACGGCGCCGCCCACCTGCGTGCAGGAGCTCGCACCCGCCACGCCCTCTATCACAG GAGACCCCAACAGTCCACGTATAGTTGCTGATGTGGACAGTGTTCACTCCGACACGCACTTTAAGAGAG GAACTCGGCGCACGGGCCGTAACCGCGCTGACCAGAGTTTCACACAGTTTGCTGTCATGGACGACGAAAATGTCTCCGCTTTGCAGCAG GTGACAAAAGGTGGAGCGTTGACGTTGGTGTCGCTGTGGAAATCGCAGTTCGATGACTCGGAAGAGACGACCGACAACGAGTGGAAGCAAGAGCAGCTACAG TCAAAACACGTGCAGTCCCCGGAGCACCGCGCGCGCGTGTCCGCACTGTCGTCGTGCTCGCACGCGGCGCGCACGCAGCTGCCCGCGCCGCAGCAGCACTCGCAGCAGACGCAGCACTCCCAACAGACTGTTGATTCGCAGGAGCCACAGCGCACGGAACCGCAGCAGATTGAG ACGGAGAAGCCAAAATCGGAGAAGTCGTCGCCGGCGCGCGCCCGCAAGTGTTGCCTGCACAACGCCGGCATCGACGCCTTCCCCAAGCTGCAGCCTGCGCTGCCGCGCTGCTGGACGCTGCCTGCTATCG gCTGCCGCGTCCGGGAGCTGCGGCCGCCGCTGCTGCAGCAGGCGTCGTTCGACGAGGGCGGAGGCGGCGCGCTGCGGTACTCGCTCGACGTCATGCGCGGCGTCGCCGCCCGCCTGCGACCCGAGacgccgccgcgcccgcgcgcCCGCTCGCTGCCC AGTATATCCCGGTCGTCATCGAGCGAGTCGCCGCCgccggccgccgcgccgccgcccgcagAGACCACGGTGTCCAGCCGCCTCGAGATCCGCGTGCGACCCCCCGACACCGCCTCGCCGATGCACTCCG CGGCCGTGAAGATCCACTCAGTGGTGAGCGGCGAGCCGCCGGCGCCGCGCAACCACGAGGACGCGTCCGTGTACTACGACGCCACGGAACATCACAGAGACAAGCGGTCGTCGACTCGCAGCGGCGAGAAGAGCCAGAGTCCCGCCGTGGAGCGGACCCGCCTCGACGCCATACCAGACAG GAGCTCGTCAGCGGTGCGGCAATCCGaaggcagcggcggcggcgacgGCTCGCTACGAGAC CGATCATCGGGCAGCGGTTCCCGCATCCCGGTCGCGCGTctcggcggcgggggcggcgagGTGCGTCTGGCGAAGTGCGCGTCGTGGGCCGGCGACCGCGCGCCCGACGCCGCGGAGCTCACTCCCGCGCTGCGCCGCCGCCGACAGAACGCCGACAAGTACGCCGCCGACCCGGCGCGAGACCTCAACCTGCGGTTCGCGAGACCGCGCACGCGCACCCCGCACGCGCAGCACCCGCCCAG GTTGTGTTCAGCGAGGCGAGAAGTGACTGTTGACTGTCGCCGCGGCCGGCGCCGCAAGTTTTGTTATCGAGTTGACCTCGGCCCGTGCGGTTGTGCGATGTTTGTATACGTAAAATACGTAACACGTATACGCCAAGTGCATACATGTGCGTATGCTGTACGTAACTAG
- the LOC121726761 gene encoding tau-tubulin kinase homolog Asator isoform X2, with translation MSLLAPRRVELEWSHKLPWEQEPGCDREESFKKAAPNQSNQSESSSSSADTHSQGSGSAAAPAPRPKRNEPQREERRPEVASAPRIQTNPLLRSRTLPNFGGRSKEASRCDTSRRAQPITMATEDLLQPGHVVKERWKVVKKIGGGGFGEIYEGLDLVTQESVALKVESARQPKQVLKMEVAVLKKLQGKEHICRFIGCGRNARFNYVVMQLQGRNLAELRRAQPRGAFSLSTTLRLGMQILKAIDSIHAVGFLHRDIKPSNFSIGRLPTTCRRVYMLDFGLARQYTTGSGQVRAPRNAAGFRGTVRYASINAHKNKEMGRHDDLWSLFYMLVEFVNGQLPWRKIKDKEQVGVMKEKYDHRLLLKHLPSELRQFLEHVQSLEYADTPDYTMLHALLERCCKRRGIRDSDPYDWEKEQPVSSRPRVALTTGAAEHQPSPDHQAERSRRRLETDAGTAGTVALATDTHALTPAARRTPASPRHANHHNGYSNPEKQTEKEPETRTTPVPSPDRHAKETSTSAVTGTTGTQRQSVPPCKPRAPAPGGGPTLLRLRVVTAPPTCVQELAPATPSITDPNSPRIVADVDSVHSDTHFKRGTRRTGRNRADQSFTQFAVMDDENVSALQQVTKGGALTLVSLWKSQFDDSEETTDNEWKQEQLQSKHVQSPEHRARVSALSSCSHAARTQLPAPQQHSQQTQHSQQTVDSQEPQRTEPQQIETEKPKSEKSSPARARKCCLHNAGIDAFPKLQPALPRCWTLPAIGCRVRELRPPLLQQASFDEGGGGALRYSLDVMRGVAARLRPETPPRPRARSLPSISRSSSSESPPPAAAPPPAETTVSSRLEIRVRPPDTASPMHSAAVKIHSVVSGEPPAPRNHEDASVYYDATEHHRDKRSSTRSGEKSQSPAVERTRLDAIPDRSSSAVRQSEGSGGGDGSLRDRSSGSGSRIPVARLGGGGGEVRLAKCASWAGDRAPDAAELTPALRRRRQNADKYAADPARDLNLRFARPRTRTPHAQHPPRLCSARREVTVDCRRGRRRKFCYRVDLGPCGCAMFVYVKYVTRIRQVHTCAYAVRN, from the exons ATGTCGCTGCTGGCGCCAAGGAGAGTCGAACTGGAGTGGTCCCATAAGTTGCCATG GGAGCAGGAGCCGGGGTGCGACAGGGAGGAGTCTTTCAAGAAGGCGGCACCCAACCAGTCCAACCAGTCAG AGTCATCGTCGTCGTCTGCAGACACCCATTCCCAAGGCTCCGGATCAGCGgccgcgcccgcgccccgcCCTAAGCGAAATGAGCCACAG AGAGAGGAGCGGCGGCCTGAAGTCGCCAGCGCTCCGAGAATCCAAACAAACCCATTATTGAG GTCGCGAACCCTCCCCAACTTCGGCGGGCGGTCGAAGGAGGCGTCCCGGTGCGACACCTCGCGGCGCGCGCAGCCCATCACCATGGCGACGGAGGACCTGCTGCAGCCCGGACACGTCGTTAAGGAGAGATGGAAG GTGGTGAAGAAGATCGGCGGCGGGGGTTTCGGCGAGATCTACGAGGGTCTAGACCTGGTGACGCAGGAGAGCGTGGCTCTGAAGGTGGAGTCCGCGCGCCAGCCCAAACAGGTGCTCAAGATGGAGGTCGCCGTGCTCAAGAAGCTGCAAG GCAAGGAGCACATCTGCCGATTCATCGGTTGCGGGCGAAACGCGCGGTTCAACTACGTGGTGATGCAGCTGCAGGGCCGCAACCTCGCCGAGCTGCGGCGCGCGCAGCCCCGCGGCGCCTTCTCGCTCTCCACCACGCTCAG GCTCGGTATGCAAATACTCAAGGCGATTGACTCAATACACGCCGTCGGATTCCTACATAGAGATATCAAACCG AGTAACTTCAGCATCGGCCGCCTGCCGACGACGTGTCGGCGCGTGTACATGCTGGACTTCGGTCTGGCACGACAGTACACCACCGGCAGCGGCCAGGTGCGAGCGCCGCGTAATGCTGCTGGTTTCAGAG GCACGGTGCGCTACGCGTCGATCAACGCTCACAAGAACAAGGAGATGGGGCGACACGACGACCTGTGGTCGCTCTTCTACATGCTGGTCGAGTTCGTCAACGGCCAGCTGCCCTGGAGAAAGATCAAGGACAAGGAACAG GTGGGCGTAATGAAAGAGAAGTACGATCATCGGCTGCTTCTCAAGCACCTACCGTCGGAGTTGCGGCAGTTTCTAGAACACGTGCAATCCCTGGAGTACGCCGACACGCCCGACTACACCATGTTGCACGCGCTGCTCGAGCGCTGCTGCAAGCGCCGTGGCATCCGTGACTCCGATCCCTATGATTGGGAGAAGGAG CAGCCTGTGTCTTCTCGGCCGCGAGTAGCACTTACCACGGGCGCAGCGGAGCACCAGCCCTCACCAGATCACCAAGCTGAAAGG TCGCGGCGACGGCTCGAGACGGACGCAGGGACGGCGGGCACGGTGGCGCTCGCGACTGACACGCACGCACTGACGCCCGCAGCGCGCCGCACGCCCGCGTCGCCCAGACACGCCAACCACCATAATGGATAT TCTAATCCGGAGAAACAAACGGAAAAAGAGCCAGAGACTAGGACGACGCCGGTGCCGTCGCCTGATAGACACGCTAag GAGACGAGTACATCTGCGGTGACAGGCACTACGGGCACGCAGCGCCAGAGTGTCCCGCCCTGCAAGCCGCGCGCCCCCGCTCCCGGTG GTGGTCCGACGCTGCTGCGGCTGCGCGTGGTGACGGCGCCGCCCACCTGCGTGCAGGAGCTCGCACCCGCCACGCCCTCTATCACAG ACCCCAACAGTCCACGTATAGTTGCTGATGTGGACAGTGTTCACTCCGACACGCACTTTAAGAGAG GAACTCGGCGCACGGGCCGTAACCGCGCTGACCAGAGTTTCACACAGTTTGCTGTCATGGACGACGAAAATGTCTCCGCTTTGCAGCAG GTGACAAAAGGTGGAGCGTTGACGTTGGTGTCGCTGTGGAAATCGCAGTTCGATGACTCGGAAGAGACGACCGACAACGAGTGGAAGCAAGAGCAGCTACAG TCAAAACACGTGCAGTCCCCGGAGCACCGCGCGCGCGTGTCCGCACTGTCGTCGTGCTCGCACGCGGCGCGCACGCAGCTGCCCGCGCCGCAGCAGCACTCGCAGCAGACGCAGCACTCCCAACAGACTGTTGATTCGCAGGAGCCACAGCGCACGGAACCGCAGCAGATTGAG ACGGAGAAGCCAAAATCGGAGAAGTCGTCGCCGGCGCGCGCCCGCAAGTGTTGCCTGCACAACGCCGGCATCGACGCCTTCCCCAAGCTGCAGCCTGCGCTGCCGCGCTGCTGGACGCTGCCTGCTATCG gCTGCCGCGTCCGGGAGCTGCGGCCGCCGCTGCTGCAGCAGGCGTCGTTCGACGAGGGCGGAGGCGGCGCGCTGCGGTACTCGCTCGACGTCATGCGCGGCGTCGCCGCCCGCCTGCGACCCGAGacgccgccgcgcccgcgcgcCCGCTCGCTGCCC AGTATATCCCGGTCGTCATCGAGCGAGTCGCCGCCgccggccgccgcgccgccgcccgcagAGACCACGGTGTCCAGCCGCCTCGAGATCCGCGTGCGACCCCCCGACACCGCCTCGCCGATGCACTCCG CGGCCGTGAAGATCCACTCAGTGGTGAGCGGCGAGCCGCCGGCGCCGCGCAACCACGAGGACGCGTCCGTGTACTACGACGCCACGGAACATCACAGAGACAAGCGGTCGTCGACTCGCAGCGGCGAGAAGAGCCAGAGTCCCGCCGTGGAGCGGACCCGCCTCGACGCCATACCAGACAG GAGCTCGTCAGCGGTGCGGCAATCCGaaggcagcggcggcggcgacgGCTCGCTACGAGAC CGATCATCGGGCAGCGGTTCCCGCATCCCGGTCGCGCGTctcggcggcgggggcggcgagGTGCGTCTGGCGAAGTGCGCGTCGTGGGCCGGCGACCGCGCGCCCGACGCCGCGGAGCTCACTCCCGCGCTGCGCCGCCGCCGACAGAACGCCGACAAGTACGCCGCCGACCCGGCGCGAGACCTCAACCTGCGGTTCGCGAGACCGCGCACGCGCACCCCGCACGCGCAGCACCCGCCCAG GTTGTGTTCAGCGAGGCGAGAAGTGACTGTTGACTGTCGCCGCGGCCGGCGCCGCAAGTTTTGTTATCGAGTTGACCTCGGCCCGTGCGGTTGTGCGATGTTTGTATACGTAAAATACGTAACACGTATACGCCAAGTGCATACATGTGCGTATGCTGTACGTAACTAG
- the LOC121726761 gene encoding tau-tubulin kinase homolog Asator isoform X3 → MSLLAPRRVELEWSHKLPWEQEPGCDREESFKKAAPNQSNQSESSSSSADTHSQGSGSAAAPAPRPKRNEPQREERRPEVASAPRIQTNPLLRSRTLPNFGGRSKEASRCDTSRRAQPITMATEDLLQPGHVVKERWKVVKKIGGGGFGEIYEGLDLVTQESVALKVESARQPKQVLKMEVAVLKKLQGKEHICRFIGCGRNARFNYVVMQLQGRNLAELRRAQPRGAFSLSTTLRLGMQILKAIDSIHAVGFLHRDIKPSNFSIGRLPTTCRRVYMLDFGLARQYTTGSGQVRAPRNAAGFRGTVRYASINAHKNKEMGRHDDLWSLFYMLVEFVNGQLPWRKIKDKEQVGVMKEKYDHRLLLKHLPSELRQFLEHVQSLEYADTPDYTMLHALLERCCKRRGIRDSDPYDWEKEQPVSSRPRVALTTGAAEHQPSPDHQAERSRRRLETDAGTAGTVALATDTHALTPAARRTPASPRHANHHNGYSNPEKQTEKEPETRTTPVPSPDRHAKETSTSAVTGTTGTQRQSVPPCKPRAPAPGGGPTLLRLRVVTAPPTCVQELAPATPSITGDPNSPRIVADVDSVHSDTHFKRGTRRTGRNRADQSFTQFAVMDDENVSALQQVTKGGALTLVSLWKSQFDDSEETTDNEWKQEQLQSKHVQSPEHRARVSALSSCSHAARTQLPAPQQHSQQTQHSQQTVDSQEPQRTEPQQIETEKPKSEKSSPARARKCCLHNAGIDAFPKLQPALPRCWTLPAIGCRVRELRPPLLQQASFDEGGGGALRYSLDVMRGVAARLRPETPPRPRARSLPSISRSSSSESPPPAAAPPPAETTVSSRLEIRVRPPDTASPMHSAAVKIHSVVSGEPPAPRNHEDASVYYDATEHHRDKRSSTRSGEKSQSPAVERTRLDAIPDRSSSAVRQSEGSGGGDGSLRDRSSGSGSRIPVARLGGGGGEVRLAKCASWAGDRAPDAAELTPALRRRRQNADKYAADPARDLNLRFARPRTRTPHAQHPPSSGGNSSGRARGAGTSGSSSSGSPPPPAPPPGPPAHNAARARRFRPLSIAP, encoded by the exons ATGTCGCTGCTGGCGCCAAGGAGAGTCGAACTGGAGTGGTCCCATAAGTTGCCATG GGAGCAGGAGCCGGGGTGCGACAGGGAGGAGTCTTTCAAGAAGGCGGCACCCAACCAGTCCAACCAGTCAG AGTCATCGTCGTCGTCTGCAGACACCCATTCCCAAGGCTCCGGATCAGCGgccgcgcccgcgccccgcCCTAAGCGAAATGAGCCACAG AGAGAGGAGCGGCGGCCTGAAGTCGCCAGCGCTCCGAGAATCCAAACAAACCCATTATTGAG GTCGCGAACCCTCCCCAACTTCGGCGGGCGGTCGAAGGAGGCGTCCCGGTGCGACACCTCGCGGCGCGCGCAGCCCATCACCATGGCGACGGAGGACCTGCTGCAGCCCGGACACGTCGTTAAGGAGAGATGGAAG GTGGTGAAGAAGATCGGCGGCGGGGGTTTCGGCGAGATCTACGAGGGTCTAGACCTGGTGACGCAGGAGAGCGTGGCTCTGAAGGTGGAGTCCGCGCGCCAGCCCAAACAGGTGCTCAAGATGGAGGTCGCCGTGCTCAAGAAGCTGCAAG GCAAGGAGCACATCTGCCGATTCATCGGTTGCGGGCGAAACGCGCGGTTCAACTACGTGGTGATGCAGCTGCAGGGCCGCAACCTCGCCGAGCTGCGGCGCGCGCAGCCCCGCGGCGCCTTCTCGCTCTCCACCACGCTCAG GCTCGGTATGCAAATACTCAAGGCGATTGACTCAATACACGCCGTCGGATTCCTACATAGAGATATCAAACCG AGTAACTTCAGCATCGGCCGCCTGCCGACGACGTGTCGGCGCGTGTACATGCTGGACTTCGGTCTGGCACGACAGTACACCACCGGCAGCGGCCAGGTGCGAGCGCCGCGTAATGCTGCTGGTTTCAGAG GCACGGTGCGCTACGCGTCGATCAACGCTCACAAGAACAAGGAGATGGGGCGACACGACGACCTGTGGTCGCTCTTCTACATGCTGGTCGAGTTCGTCAACGGCCAGCTGCCCTGGAGAAAGATCAAGGACAAGGAACAG GTGGGCGTAATGAAAGAGAAGTACGATCATCGGCTGCTTCTCAAGCACCTACCGTCGGAGTTGCGGCAGTTTCTAGAACACGTGCAATCCCTGGAGTACGCCGACACGCCCGACTACACCATGTTGCACGCGCTGCTCGAGCGCTGCTGCAAGCGCCGTGGCATCCGTGACTCCGATCCCTATGATTGGGAGAAGGAG CAGCCTGTGTCTTCTCGGCCGCGAGTAGCACTTACCACGGGCGCAGCGGAGCACCAGCCCTCACCAGATCACCAAGCTGAAAGG TCGCGGCGACGGCTCGAGACGGACGCAGGGACGGCGGGCACGGTGGCGCTCGCGACTGACACGCACGCACTGACGCCCGCAGCGCGCCGCACGCCCGCGTCGCCCAGACACGCCAACCACCATAATGGATAT TCTAATCCGGAGAAACAAACGGAAAAAGAGCCAGAGACTAGGACGACGCCGGTGCCGTCGCCTGATAGACACGCTAag GAGACGAGTACATCTGCGGTGACAGGCACTACGGGCACGCAGCGCCAGAGTGTCCCGCCCTGCAAGCCGCGCGCCCCCGCTCCCGGTG GTGGTCCGACGCTGCTGCGGCTGCGCGTGGTGACGGCGCCGCCCACCTGCGTGCAGGAGCTCGCACCCGCCACGCCCTCTATCACAG GAGACCCCAACAGTCCACGTATAGTTGCTGATGTGGACAGTGTTCACTCCGACACGCACTTTAAGAGAG GAACTCGGCGCACGGGCCGTAACCGCGCTGACCAGAGTTTCACACAGTTTGCTGTCATGGACGACGAAAATGTCTCCGCTTTGCAGCAG GTGACAAAAGGTGGAGCGTTGACGTTGGTGTCGCTGTGGAAATCGCAGTTCGATGACTCGGAAGAGACGACCGACAACGAGTGGAAGCAAGAGCAGCTACAG TCAAAACACGTGCAGTCCCCGGAGCACCGCGCGCGCGTGTCCGCACTGTCGTCGTGCTCGCACGCGGCGCGCACGCAGCTGCCCGCGCCGCAGCAGCACTCGCAGCAGACGCAGCACTCCCAACAGACTGTTGATTCGCAGGAGCCACAGCGCACGGAACCGCAGCAGATTGAG ACGGAGAAGCCAAAATCGGAGAAGTCGTCGCCGGCGCGCGCCCGCAAGTGTTGCCTGCACAACGCCGGCATCGACGCCTTCCCCAAGCTGCAGCCTGCGCTGCCGCGCTGCTGGACGCTGCCTGCTATCG gCTGCCGCGTCCGGGAGCTGCGGCCGCCGCTGCTGCAGCAGGCGTCGTTCGACGAGGGCGGAGGCGGCGCGCTGCGGTACTCGCTCGACGTCATGCGCGGCGTCGCCGCCCGCCTGCGACCCGAGacgccgccgcgcccgcgcgcCCGCTCGCTGCCC AGTATATCCCGGTCGTCATCGAGCGAGTCGCCGCCgccggccgccgcgccgccgcccgcagAGACCACGGTGTCCAGCCGCCTCGAGATCCGCGTGCGACCCCCCGACACCGCCTCGCCGATGCACTCCG CGGCCGTGAAGATCCACTCAGTGGTGAGCGGCGAGCCGCCGGCGCCGCGCAACCACGAGGACGCGTCCGTGTACTACGACGCCACGGAACATCACAGAGACAAGCGGTCGTCGACTCGCAGCGGCGAGAAGAGCCAGAGTCCCGCCGTGGAGCGGACCCGCCTCGACGCCATACCAGACAG GAGCTCGTCAGCGGTGCGGCAATCCGaaggcagcggcggcggcgacgGCTCGCTACGAGAC CGATCATCGGGCAGCGGTTCCCGCATCCCGGTCGCGCGTctcggcggcgggggcggcgagGTGCGTCTGGCGAAGTGCGCGTCGTGGGCCGGCGACCGCGCGCCCGACGCCGCGGAGCTCACTCCCGCGCTGCGCCGCCGCCGACAGAACGCCGACAAGTACGCCGCCGACCCGGCGCGAGACCTCAACCTGCGGTTCGCGAGACCGCGCACGCGCACCCCGCACGCGCAGCACCCGCCCAG CAGCGGCGGCAACTCGAGCGGTCGCGCGCGCGGCGCGGGCACGTCGGGGTCGTCGTCCTCCGGCtcgcccccgccgcccgcgccgccccccGGCCCACCCGCGCACAACGCCGCGCGCGCTAGACGCTTCCGACCGCTGTCTATCGCTCCCTAG